One window of Staphylococcus chromogenes genomic DNA carries:
- a CDS encoding Ig-like domain-containing protein → MDTKRPKQYPRARQTYAIRKFNIGLASVMFGTFLFLSVTDHVKAAESDNGATTSENLLPDVHKEVIQPSEATLENDKVTPENDASQTTDTVTSQVEQPKEPSTPNTPQEFTADNASLEKAPQETTAASSPEVNSQDESLKDETPVTKQNEATAPPTSEKEQGESQLRATTNTTVVPAVNEPAPEANATEVSVDGIEERVYQKSIPVLTGSKIARTIGMGRGNSQARESLGVVLPADTTLYVRQAKPTNEADLKVNLVTDDSQTNQTAVVSKDGTWTSIRTTVDSAAFMYMPRGLESEPLIEYYIENNLFQALPTYRKGQNQETFETQWVDQDASFAYVDGDKHAILIPRVDRDRVLAMKTNTSKFLFTSLDELITYYDDVVTHYDQWAGLIDDPTSVSYNFGHKYFTMPDKNGIGTAYWSNDHMGMNSNSVYGYLEKGWLILHEIGHGYDGVMAQDKNVNLLEVINNVYAHHYEQEVQKLGSDWLYQNKQTEAQQRIHDTYLSGNTDFTFNSLGGREKLDFMTRMTRFAGMDAFAGMLQQMREQAAREGLPTDVPRWLGEYMLAQNGANALAYFDLFHVPTSPQLEDRLNTYNNSYIYTLASLITDEAERQKYVDRLDLKTIYELVKSSDLEDTTIQAPATITVNLNGQTLPPHAKVQLKDGSTIVAEAVVQNGRVLFDSVRAGVYKVVAPVSTTYALPEHTYLIVSENGENTATLNYPETSDVQKLMTQQIAIKGLSDGVVSTITYNPSTKEVAYRHNNGQPHIYFENQPYAQVTIQTQNGEVLLDKIFIGDEKLTATEQTFTMNYGDTITVMHKEAESRRQVLRPETGERLNFQDAAMQTVTYTLTDKGFIVNNETQADADARYLDALESDIERVITLMDAHPERDYRTQLYRIAEGLPFTDTANQTRLRALLAPYLDQAQLDAPKVNPVQLDQRQVYGTATPHATITVTLPNNEVLQTTTNAQGVWGVTVPTTTPLQVNDTLAITASMEGLQASQAVATKVIDTIAPNTPNIYTPQAGTDVVNGSAQPNIMVKVTFANGETVETTALANGTWSVQAPAPLMLGEAISASAHDAAGNTSGTMSTQVIDTIPPQAPGVSNLEYGDNIVRGTGEHYRDIILVRFPDGQIMQTKVGKNGTWMVGVPYETQVQLDVGDVIYVFEYDQSNNRSQPAYAYVVDTTAPKAPVVNTVTEGDSVITGQSEPNSHISIALNNGEVIETYTTADGIFTIDVPNSVVLLENNGFNVTATDIYGNASTPTVTTVQPKEEVVPPEPEVAETFPEPVIFPIREGDRTISGTSVPLSRVMIVIEDTNAYGVTADENGNYTLQLPDAIQLYENNRINAFATDTKGHDSGLIVTFVEPKAEVPVEPEQPSEPEPPVVEEPTEETPDQPSEPEPPVVEEPTEETPEQPSEPEPPVVEEPTEEPPAQPSEPEPPVVEEPTEETPEEPSEPEPPVVEEPTEETPEQPSEPEPPVVEEPTEETPEQPSEPEPPVVEEPTEETPEQPSEPESPVVEEPTEETPEEPSEPEPPVVEEPSEPEPPLVEEPTEETPEQPSEPEPPIVEEPSEPEPPVVEEPTEKTSEQANVPESSTMETSTVEVSPITSQLEPSATVSNEEIQQPIINKVGASQAHGLHALESEAEVIAQVDAYYEETLQTKVSAPVHVTQGENTNTNTTQVLPETGDVSTSTKTGWLLTLLGLPFIVRVFKRRKES, encoded by the coding sequence TTGGATACAAAACGCCCAAAGCAATACCCACGTGCACGACAAACTTACGCCATAAGGAAATTTAATATTGGTCTTGCCTCAGTGATGTTTGGCACATTTTTATTTTTAAGTGTGACAGATCATGTAAAAGCTGCTGAATCTGACAATGGCGCTACAACTTCAGAAAATTTACTCCCTGACGTGCATAAAGAAGTGATACAACCTTCAGAAGCTACGTTGGAAAACGATAAAGTTACTCCAGAAAATGACGCATCACAAACTACAGATACCGTCACGTCTCAAGTAGAGCAACCAAAGGAACCATCAACGCCAAATACACCGCAAGAGTTTACCGCGGACAATGCATCACTAGAAAAAGCACCACAAGAGACAACAGCTGCTTCATCACCAGAAGTCAATTCTCAAGATGAGTCCTTAAAAGATGAGACGCCAGTGACAAAGCAAAATGAAGCAACGGCTCCCCCAACATCTGAAAAAGAACAAGGCGAGTCTCAACTTAGAGCGACAACTAACACAACTGTGGTTCCAGCCGTTAACGAACCTGCTCCAGAGGCGAACGCTACAGAAGTCTCCGTGGACGGTATTGAAGAACGTGTGTATCAAAAATCCATTCCTGTCTTAACGGGCTCAAAAATAGCCCGCACCATTGGTATGGGAAGAGGAAATAGCCAGGCGCGTGAAAGTCTAGGCGTTGTCTTGCCGGCAGATACAACATTATATGTCCGTCAGGCAAAACCTACGAATGAAGCGGATTTGAAAGTTAATTTGGTCACAGACGATAGCCAAACGAATCAAACAGCTGTCGTTTCTAAAGACGGCACGTGGACAAGTATTCGCACGACCGTGGATAGTGCGGCGTTCATGTATATGCCAAGAGGGCTTGAATCTGAACCTTTAATTGAATATTACATTGAAAACAATTTGTTCCAAGCGCTACCAACTTATCGCAAAGGACAAAATCAAGAAACATTCGAAACACAGTGGGTAGATCAAGACGCGAGTTTCGCCTATGTAGATGGTGATAAACATGCAATTTTAATCCCACGTGTCGATCGAGACCGTGTACTCGCAATGAAAACGAATACGTCTAAATTTTTATTTACAAGTTTAGATGAACTTATTACGTATTATGATGATGTCGTTACGCACTATGATCAATGGGCAGGATTAATTGATGATCCGACTTCAGTGAGTTACAACTTTGGACATAAATATTTTACAATGCCAGACAAAAATGGAATCGGGACGGCCTACTGGTCGAATGATCATATGGGGATGAACAGTAATTCTGTTTATGGTTATTTGGAAAAAGGATGGTTGATTTTACACGAAATTGGTCATGGTTATGACGGCGTGATGGCACAAGACAAAAACGTGAACTTATTAGAAGTTATTAATAATGTGTATGCCCATCATTACGAACAAGAGGTTCAAAAGCTTGGCAGTGATTGGTTATATCAAAATAAACAAACTGAAGCACAACAACGGATTCATGACACATATTTATCAGGCAATACCGATTTTACGTTCAACAGTTTAGGGGGGCGAGAAAAACTTGATTTTATGACGCGTATGACACGGTTTGCGGGTATGGATGCATTTGCAGGAATGCTTCAACAAATGCGTGAACAAGCCGCAAGAGAAGGTTTACCGACAGATGTGCCAAGATGGTTAGGGGAATATATGTTAGCTCAAAATGGTGCCAATGCCCTCGCTTATTTTGACTTGTTCCATGTCCCGACGTCTCCACAATTGGAAGACCGTTTAAACACTTATAATAATAGTTACATTTATACATTAGCATCACTCATCACTGATGAGGCAGAACGTCAAAAATATGTCGACCGTCTGGATTTAAAAACGATCTACGAACTCGTCAAATCTTCAGACCTCGAAGATACGACGATACAAGCCCCAGCGACGATTACTGTTAATTTAAATGGTCAAACATTACCGCCACATGCGAAAGTACAACTTAAAGATGGGTCAACCATTGTCGCAGAAGCGGTGGTTCAAAATGGACGTGTATTATTCGATTCCGTGCGTGCAGGGGTTTACAAAGTGGTGGCGCCCGTATCAACAACATATGCCTTACCAGAACATACTTACCTTATTGTAAGCGAAAATGGAGAAAATACGGCGACATTGAACTATCCTGAAACGTCAGATGTACAAAAACTTATGACACAACAAATCGCCATTAAAGGTCTTAGTGATGGCGTTGTTTCTACCATTACGTACAATCCAAGCACAAAAGAAGTCGCATACCGACATAATAACGGACAGCCTCATATTTATTTTGAAAATCAACCTTATGCACAAGTCACAATTCAAACACAAAATGGAGAAGTTCTCCTAGATAAAATATTCATTGGCGATGAGAAATTAACAGCGACAGAACAAACTTTTACAATGAATTATGGAGATACGATTACAGTGATGCACAAAGAGGCTGAGTCACGACGCCAAGTGCTACGTCCTGAAACAGGAGAACGTCTCAATTTCCAAGATGCAGCGATGCAGACGGTGACGTACACACTGACGGATAAAGGGTTTATCGTGAATAATGAAACACAAGCAGATGCGGATGCGCGTTATTTAGATGCATTAGAAAGTGACATCGAGCGCGTCATAACTTTGATGGATGCGCATCCTGAACGTGATTATCGCACGCAATTGTATCGTATCGCTGAAGGCTTGCCTTTTACAGATACGGCAAATCAAACTCGCTTACGTGCACTATTAGCGCCATACTTAGATCAAGCCCAACTTGATGCGCCGAAAGTCAATCCGGTGCAACTGGATCAGCGCCAAGTCTATGGTACGGCAACACCTCATGCGACGATTACGGTTACATTACCGAACAACGAAGTCCTTCAAACCACAACAAATGCGCAAGGGGTTTGGGGAGTGACTGTTCCAACAACGACGCCACTTCAAGTGAATGATACCCTTGCGATTACAGCGTCTATGGAAGGCTTACAAGCGTCTCAAGCGGTCGCAACGAAAGTCATTGATACAATTGCGCCGAATACACCGAATATTTATACGCCTCAAGCAGGAACTGATGTTGTAAATGGGTCAGCCCAACCGAATATTATGGTCAAAGTTACATTTGCGAATGGAGAGACTGTTGAAACAACAGCGTTAGCGAACGGAACTTGGTCTGTTCAAGCGCCTGCACCGTTAATGTTAGGGGAAGCGATTTCTGCTTCAGCACATGATGCGGCTGGAAATACATCGGGAACAATGTCGACACAAGTCATAGATACGATTCCACCACAAGCACCGGGGGTCTCGAATTTAGAGTACGGTGATAACATCGTGAGAGGTACAGGCGAGCATTATCGCGATATCATTCTTGTGAGATTCCCGGACGGACAAATTATGCAGACGAAAGTTGGGAAAAACGGCACGTGGATGGTCGGCGTGCCTTATGAAACACAAGTGCAATTAGACGTTGGCGATGTGATCTATGTCTTTGAATATGATCAATCTAACAACCGTTCTCAACCTGCGTATGCTTACGTTGTAGATACGACAGCACCAAAAGCACCCGTAGTTAACACAGTTACTGAAGGAGATAGCGTTATTACAGGTCAAAGTGAGCCTAACAGTCATATTTCCATCGCGCTTAATAATGGCGAAGTGATAGAAACCTACACAACGGCGGACGGAATATTTACGATAGATGTGCCTAACAGTGTCGTGTTACTAGAAAATAACGGTTTTAATGTGACGGCTACAGATATTTATGGAAATGCTTCAACACCAACGGTAACAACGGTTCAACCGAAAGAAGAGGTTGTACCACCAGAACCAGAAGTAGCAGAAACTTTCCCAGAACCAGTCATCTTCCCAATTCGTGAAGGCGACCGTACAATCAGTGGGACAAGTGTGCCATTGAGTCGTGTCATGATTGTGATAGAAGATACGAATGCCTATGGTGTGACGGCAGATGAAAATGGCAACTATACTTTACAATTGCCAGATGCGATACAATTATACGAAAACAATCGTATTAACGCGTTTGCGACAGATACAAAAGGACATGATTCTGGATTAATCGTGACGTTTGTGGAACCGAAAGCAGAAGTTCCTGTTGAGCCAGAACAACCGAGTGAACCGGAGCCACCAGTAGTGGAGGAACCAACGGAAGAAACACCGGACCAACCAAGTGAACCGGAGCCACCTGTGGTAGAGGAGCCAACAGAAGAGACGCCAGAACAACCAAGTGAGCCGGAGCCGCCGGTAGTGGAAGAACCAACAGAAGAGCCACCGGCACAACCAAGTGAACCGGAGCCACCAGTAGTGGAAGAACCGACAGAGGAAACACCGGAAGAACCAAGTGAACCGGAGCCACCTGTGGTAGAGGAGCCAACAGAAGAGACGCCAGAACAACCAAGTGAACCGGAGCCACCAGTAGTGGAAGAACCGACAGAGGAAACACCAGAACAACCGAGTGAACCGGAGCCGCCGGTAGTGGAAGAACCAACGGAAGAAACACCAGAACAACCAAGTGAGCCAGAATCACCAGTGGTAGAGGAACCGACTGAAGAAACACCGGAAGAACCAAGTGAACCGGAACCACCAGTAGTGGAGGAACCAAGTGAGCCAGAACCACCACTCGTGGAAGAACCAACGGAAGAGACACCGGAACAGCCAAGTGAGCCAGAGCCACCGATAGTGGAAGAACCAAGTGAACCAGAACCACCGGTAGTGGAGGAACCGACAGAGAAAACATCGGAACAAGCAAACGTACCGGAATCCTCTACAATGGAGACCTCAACTGTGGAAGTGTCACCTATCACTTCTCAACTTGAGCCATCCGCAACCGTGTCTAATGAAGAAATTCAGCAGCCAATCATTAATAAAGTGGGAGCGTCCCAAGCGCATGGACTGCATGCTTTAGAATCTGAAGCAGAAGTCATTGCGCAAGTAGATGCCTATTATGAAGAGACCCTTCAAACAAAAGTGAGTGCGCCTGTTCATGTGACACAAGGAGAAAATACAAATACTAACACAACGCAAGTATTACCTGAAACAGGAGACGTATCGACTTCTACGAAAACAGGTTGGTTACTGACTTTACTCGGCCTTCCGTTCATCGTGCGTGTCTTCAAAAGACGTAAAGAAAGCTAA
- a CDS encoding SDR family oxidoreductase, whose amino-acid sequence MDLQKLHDEIKGYTQDTQPGSEKDMNPRPVCELDSYQPAGKLKGKVALITGGDSGIGRAVAILFAKEGADVAIGYLNEHIDAEDTVKRLEEIGVKAKAYSHDLRQPDESKVLIDKVVKEFGGLNILVNNGGVQFPQDDYADVTPDQIKATFETNIFGMMYLSQAALPHLSSGDKIINTTSVTAYRGSAHLIDYSSTKGAIVSFTRSLATSLMEKGIYVNAVAPGPIYTPLIPATFDEDKVENQGGDTPMGRRGQPAELAPSYVFLASTDSSYMTGQTLHLNGGDFLTS is encoded by the coding sequence ATGGATTTACAAAAACTACATGATGAAATTAAAGGCTATACGCAAGACACACAACCCGGTTCTGAAAAGGACATGAACCCTCGACCTGTCTGCGAATTAGACAGTTATCAACCTGCGGGCAAATTAAAAGGGAAAGTCGCATTAATTACAGGCGGCGATTCTGGAATCGGTCGCGCAGTTGCGATTCTTTTTGCCAAAGAAGGAGCAGATGTGGCTATTGGTTATTTAAATGAACACATCGATGCCGAAGATACAGTGAAACGTTTAGAAGAAATTGGCGTTAAAGCAAAAGCTTATTCACATGATTTACGTCAACCTGACGAATCAAAAGTGCTCATTGATAAAGTTGTGAAAGAATTCGGTGGCTTAAATATTTTAGTCAATAATGGTGGGGTTCAATTTCCACAAGATGACTATGCCGACGTGACGCCAGATCAAATTAAAGCAACATTTGAAACCAATATTTTTGGCATGATGTATTTATCACAAGCGGCTCTTCCTCACTTGTCTTCAGGCGATAAAATTATAAATACAACTAGTGTGACGGCTTATCGAGGTTCTGCGCATTTAATCGATTATTCATCTACAAAAGGAGCCATTGTTTCATTCACACGTTCACTTGCGACGTCCCTCATGGAAAAAGGCATTTATGTGAATGCAGTGGCACCTGGCCCTATTTATACGCCTCTCATCCCTGCAACATTTGATGAAGACAAAGTGGAAAATCAAGGTGGCGATACACCTATGGGTCGTCGCGGACAACCTGCAGAGCTCGCACCATCTTATGTCTTTTTAGCATCAACAGACAGCTCTTACATGACAGGACAAACGCTACATCTTAATGGTGGCGACTTCTTAACTTCATAA
- a CDS encoding catalase, with translation MTNKKDKDLEAFRKNNDGQAMTTNQGLKVSEDENTLRASDRGPSLLEDFHFREKMTHFDHERIPERIVHARGYGAHGEFQVYEDLSEYTYADFLTHPDKTTPVFVRFSTVQGSKGSPDTVRDVRGFATKFYTDQGVFDLVGNNIPVFFIQDAIKFPDLIHAVKPEPHNEIPQGGSAHDTFWDFFAQNPESTHTAMWAMSDRGIPKNFRQMEGFGVHTFRLINRKGEAHFVKFHWKPKQGLESMVWDEAQIVSGKNIDFHRQDLFEAIDKGDYPEWELGLQIIPESEEFRFDFDILDPTKIWPEDEVPVKIVGKMTLNRNVENVFAETEQVAFHPGHIVPGLDFTNDPLLQGRLFSYTDTQISRLGGPNFHQIPINRSVSPVHNNQRDGMHQMHIHQGQTSYHNNALNHNDPHETPVEDGGFEHYQEKVEGHKIQKRSESFKDYYTQARLYLNSLTEPEFNHTVDGFSFELGKCQSVMVKQNAVNQLNKVSRKLAERVAENIGVQVPEENEEVQLEQSDSQLTMEKFDRPLRGHSVGIVVDGNINADTLKSYAKTMAEHHLNYAFISDKPQHIEEDFGITETFDTVHPTLFDSLIVLSDTEDIFNKTEEFAELTYQHFKPLVLSETAAKGLAQSRVQTSQPGVFVSDQPETIVEAFERPRYWDRGEL, from the coding sequence ATGACAAACAAAAAAGATAAAGATTTAGAAGCATTTCGCAAAAATAATGACGGCCAAGCAATGACGACAAACCAAGGTCTTAAAGTGTCTGAAGATGAAAATACGTTACGCGCAAGTGACCGTGGCCCAAGTTTACTTGAAGACTTTCACTTTAGAGAAAAGATGACACACTTTGACCATGAACGTATTCCAGAACGTATCGTACATGCGCGTGGTTACGGTGCCCATGGGGAATTCCAAGTGTATGAAGATTTATCTGAGTATACGTATGCTGACTTTTTAACACATCCTGACAAAACAACACCTGTGTTTGTGCGTTTTTCAACTGTACAAGGTTCTAAAGGATCTCCAGATACAGTGCGCGATGTGCGTGGTTTTGCGACTAAGTTTTATACGGATCAAGGGGTATTTGACCTTGTCGGCAACAATATACCCGTCTTTTTCATTCAAGATGCGATAAAATTTCCTGACTTAATTCATGCGGTGAAACCTGAACCTCATAATGAAATTCCACAAGGCGGCTCTGCCCATGATACATTTTGGGATTTCTTTGCGCAAAATCCTGAATCAACACATACTGCAATGTGGGCGATGAGTGACCGTGGTATTCCTAAAAACTTCCGTCAAATGGAAGGCTTCGGTGTGCATACGTTCCGCTTAATTAATCGAAAAGGCGAAGCGCACTTTGTGAAGTTTCACTGGAAACCAAAACAAGGGTTAGAATCAATGGTTTGGGACGAAGCGCAAATTGTTTCTGGTAAAAATATTGATTTCCATCGTCAAGATTTATTTGAAGCGATTGATAAAGGCGATTATCCTGAATGGGAACTCGGGCTTCAAATTATTCCAGAAAGTGAAGAATTCCGTTTTGATTTTGATATATTAGATCCAACTAAAATTTGGCCAGAAGATGAAGTTCCTGTCAAAATTGTGGGTAAAATGACTTTAAATCGCAATGTCGAAAACGTATTTGCTGAAACGGAACAAGTTGCCTTTCACCCAGGTCATATTGTTCCAGGGCTTGACTTTACGAATGATCCTCTTTTACAAGGACGATTATTCTCATATACGGATACACAAATTTCACGCCTAGGTGGACCAAATTTCCATCAAATTCCTATCAATCGTTCTGTCAGTCCTGTGCACAATAACCAACGTGATGGCATGCATCAAATGCATATTCATCAAGGACAAACGTCATACCACAACAATGCCCTCAACCACAACGACCCGCATGAAACACCTGTGGAAGACGGTGGTTTTGAGCATTATCAAGAAAAAGTCGAAGGACATAAAATTCAAAAACGTAGCGAAAGTTTTAAAGATTACTATACGCAAGCTCGTCTCTACTTGAATAGTTTAACGGAACCTGAATTTAATCATACGGTTGACGGCTTTTCATTTGAACTTGGTAAATGTCAAAGCGTGATGGTAAAACAAAATGCGGTAAATCAACTGAATAAAGTTTCTAGAAAACTGGCTGAACGTGTAGCAGAAAATATTGGCGTTCAAGTACCAGAAGAAAACGAAGAAGTTCAACTTGAACAATCAGACAGTCAGTTAACGATGGAAAAATTTGATCGTCCGCTTCGAGGTCATTCTGTCGGTATCGTTGTCGATGGCAACATCAATGCGGACACTTTAAAATCCTATGCAAAAACAATGGCTGAGCATCATTTAAATTATGCGTTCATCTCTGATAAACCTCAACATATTGAAGAAGACTTTGGCATTACAGAAACATTCGACACTGTTCATCCGACATTATTCGACAGTTTAATTGTCCTTTCTGACACAGAAGACATTTTCAACAAAACTGAAGAATTTGCTGAATTAACTTATCAACATTTTAAACCTTTAGTCCTATCTGAAACAGCTGCTAAAGGCTTAGCACAAAGTCGTGTTCAGACGTCTCAACCTGGCGTTTTCGTTTCTGACCAACCTGAAACGATTGTCGAAGCTTTTGAACGTCCACGCTATTGGGACAGAGGCGAACTATAA
- a CDS encoding dicarboxylate/amino acid:cation symporter has product MKLVGKLLAGIVLGIAIGLLDIEVLHRLLVTVKGVFGQVINYIIPLIIFFFIAAGITSLGKGSGRLVGLTVGVAYTSTIIAGLIALTVAYILMPLIASGGKVPGEPPEIKPFFTFEFEPLMGVLTALITAFAFGIIAHAVNATTIVKVIDEGQRIVEVLIEKVIIPFLPVYIATIFAEMTAQGTVVSILKVFGLVLVIAILLHWIWLCVLYTIAGVLNRRNPFAMLKNMLPAYFTAVGTMSSAATIPVTLKQTKQNKVTPALADFSVPLLATIHLSGSTITLVSCSVAAMIVLPSLSLVSVPTMIGFIFMLGIIMIAAPGVPGGSVMAASGILGSILGFNEAAIGLMIALYMAQDSFGTATNVTGDGAISAIVDRLGYKK; this is encoded by the coding sequence ATGAAATTAGTTGGAAAATTATTAGCGGGGATAGTCTTAGGGATAGCGATTGGACTTTTGGATATTGAAGTGCTTCATCGCTTACTCGTCACGGTCAAAGGTGTGTTTGGACAAGTGATCAATTATATTATTCCACTCATTATCTTTTTCTTTATTGCCGCAGGGATTACGTCCCTTGGAAAAGGTTCAGGACGTTTGGTTGGTTTAACTGTAGGCGTCGCTTATACATCGACGATTATCGCAGGATTAATTGCGCTTACTGTCGCATACATATTGATGCCGTTGATTGCTTCAGGTGGCAAGGTACCTGGGGAACCGCCGGAAATTAAACCCTTCTTTACTTTTGAATTTGAACCATTAATGGGTGTGTTAACCGCACTCATCACGGCTTTCGCGTTTGGTATTATTGCACACGCGGTCAATGCGACAACGATTGTTAAAGTGATAGATGAAGGACAACGTATTGTAGAAGTACTTATCGAAAAAGTGATTATCCCATTTTTACCGGTCTATATCGCAACAATTTTTGCAGAAATGACTGCACAAGGTACTGTCGTTAGCATTTTAAAAGTTTTCGGTCTTGTCTTAGTAATTGCGATTTTACTGCATTGGATATGGTTATGTGTGTTATACACAATTGCGGGCGTATTAAATCGACGTAATCCGTTTGCCATGTTAAAAAACATGCTTCCTGCTTACTTTACAGCAGTAGGAACAATGAGTAGTGCGGCAACGATTCCTGTTACATTAAAGCAAACAAAGCAAAATAAAGTCACACCTGCCTTAGCTGATTTCAGTGTACCATTACTTGCGACGATTCACTTATCAGGTTCAACGATTACGCTTGTCAGCTGTTCAGTTGCGGCGATGATTGTGTTACCAAGTTTATCATTAGTGAGTGTGCCGACGATGATTGGGTTTATATTCATGTTAGGCATTATCATGATTGCCGCACCCGGTGTTCCAGGAGGGTCAGTCATGGCAGCCAGTGGTATTTTAGGTTCTATCTTAGGATTTAATGAAGCGGCCATTGGTTTGATGATTGCCTTATATATGGCACAAGATAGTTTCGGTACGGCAACGAATGTTACTGGTGACGGCGCTATATCAGCCATTGTGGATCGATTGGGATATAAAAAATAA
- a CDS encoding VraH family peptide resistance protein, which produces MSINELIQKLMNYSWSLTDVIFLVFYPTLLSILFGPIIGIPAGIVFFAIMFIVDKEDQ; this is translated from the coding sequence ATGTCTATAAATGAACTTATTCAAAAATTGATGAATTACTCATGGTCACTGACTGATGTTATTTTTTTAGTGTTTTATCCTACTTTGCTCTCTATTTTATTCGGGCCCATCATCGGGATACCTGCCGGCATTGTTTTTTTCGCCATCATGTTTATCGTTGATAAGGAAGATCAGTAA
- a CDS encoding VraH family peptide resistance protein has product MSIKQFFEGMMNHQWTLKEIIFVALYTIFFSMAVTPFIGIPLGIAIFYYFHISEEEKQAMRNRSRY; this is encoded by the coding sequence ATGTCTATCAAACAATTTTTCGAAGGTATGATGAACCATCAATGGACATTAAAAGAAATTATTTTCGTTGCGTTGTATACCATCTTCTTCAGCATGGCGGTAACCCCATTTATCGGCATTCCTCTCGGCATTGCAATTTTTTATTACTTCCATATCTCAGAAGAAGAAAAACAAGCGATGCGCAATCGCTCACGTTATTAG
- a CDS encoding SDR family oxidoreductase encodes MAKKQNPLNQFYNEKFEEQPQPYPGIQSKMTPVPDCGEETYKGSDKLTDRKALVTGGDSGIGRAAAIAYAKEGADVAIAYHPDEQSDAEEVKAVIEKAGRKAVLLPGDLRDADYAKQMVKDAHEQLGGLDILVLNAGMQQYEYDIQKLSSQQLTDTFEVNVFSNVYSIQEALNYMDEGSSIIITSSIQGVKPSAHLLDYAMTKSCNISLTKGLAAQLGPKGIRVNAVAPGPVWTPLQICGGQPQENIPNFGQKEPLQRAGQPVELADVYVLLASENASFITGQVYGITGGSPIN; translated from the coding sequence ATGGCTAAAAAACAAAATCCTTTAAATCAATTTTACAATGAAAAATTTGAAGAACAGCCTCAACCTTATCCAGGTATTCAAAGTAAAATGACACCTGTGCCTGATTGTGGCGAAGAAACATACAAAGGATCTGACAAACTGACAGATCGAAAAGCCCTTGTGACTGGTGGAGATTCAGGCATTGGACGTGCTGCTGCCATTGCTTATGCGAAAGAAGGGGCAGATGTTGCAATTGCGTACCATCCGGATGAACAGTCAGATGCTGAAGAAGTGAAAGCTGTTATTGAAAAAGCAGGACGCAAAGCTGTGTTACTTCCTGGAGATTTACGTGATGCAGATTACGCTAAACAAATGGTCAAAGATGCGCATGAACAATTGGGTGGTTTAGATATTTTAGTTCTCAATGCAGGCATGCAACAATATGAATACGATATCCAAAAATTATCCTCACAACAACTCACTGACACATTCGAAGTGAATGTTTTCTCTAATGTGTATTCTATTCAAGAAGCGCTTAATTATATGGACGAAGGCTCAAGTATTATTATTACGTCTTCTATTCAAGGTGTGAAACCTAGCGCGCATTTATTAGATTATGCGATGACGAAATCATGTAATATTTCTTTAACTAAGGGACTTGCGGCACAACTTGGACCTAAAGGTATACGAGTGAACGCGGTTGCACCAGGTCCTGTTTGGACACCATTACAAATTTGTGGAGGCCAACCTCAAGAAAATATTCCTAACTTTGGTCAAAAAGAGCCTTTACAACGTGCAGGACAACCGGTAGAACTTGCAGATGTTTATGTCTTATTAGCATCTGAAAATGCAAGCTTCATTACAGGACAAGTGTATGGTATTACTGGTGGATCACCTATCAATTAA